One genomic window of Arachis stenosperma cultivar V10309 chromosome 10, arast.V10309.gnm1.PFL2, whole genome shotgun sequence includes the following:
- the LOC130957310 gene encoding uncharacterized protein LOC130957310 — translation MVTTSDQEDEDEQSNLSQQPENNSTKEEDRDHQEPEISQQELLKLYAPFPQLLNGAVGKRIYSRFLDLFASLHVNIPFIKAIQQMPAFIKYMKELLPRKSSLKGGQTIVLNKECSALIQPESPAKRRDPGSFHITCAIGETMFDKALCDLGASINLLPLSLAKRLQINEIMPTDVVIILADKTQKQAIGMVENVLLKVGKYFLPTDFVILDMEESHIHPIILGRPFLATARALIDVEKGELILRIHDERLSFNVFKLSQEVDQEHKEPSKDHDEMLKEETSTEAHPTYLETPLVDKQGKQQLPQLKKKLEEPKPLEACEDNITNPLEKEVIKSKIISKDTRKKVPRKWRNKKIPTEDFSPEDRVISAYFPDIPPNLPTVPSQLPKVFTINRILSLEHVEIIDTTNGYKSTARGEDFKHYQPP, via the coding sequence ATGGTCACTACAAGTGATCAAGAGGATGAAGACGAGCAAAGCAACCTCTCCCAACAGCCTGAAAACAACTCAACAAAGGAGGAGGATagagatcaccaagaaccagaAATCTCACAACAAGAGTTGCTGAAGCTCTATGCACCATTTCCCCAACTGCTCAATGGTGCTGTggggaagagaatatactcaagGTTCCTAGACTTGTTTGCATCTCTGCATGTGAACATACCATTCATCAAGGCCATACAACAAATGCCTGCATTCATCAAGTACATGAAGGAACTTCTTCCCAGGAAAAGCTCACTCAAAGGAGGCCAAACTATAGTGTTAaacaaggaatgtagtgccCTTATTCAACCTGAATCACCTGCAAAAAGAAgagacccagggagttttcacatCACTTGTGCCATAGGGGAAACAATGTTTGATAAAGCACTCTGTGATTTAggggcaagcatcaacttacTGCCCCTATCCCTGGCGAAGAGGCTGCAGATCAATGAGATAATGCCCACAGATGTGGTCATCATACTGGCTGACAAGACTCAAAAGCAAGCAATAGGAATGGTGGAAAATGTGTTACTAAAGGTTGGGAAATATTTTCTCCCAACAGACTTTGTCATCCTGGACATGGAAGAGAGTCACATTCACCCAATCATAttgggaagacccttcctagctacggccagagcactcatagatgtggaGAAAGGGGAGCTAATATTGAGGATCCATGATGAACGGCTCAGCTTTAATGTCTTCAAACTCTCACAAGAAGTAGACCAAGAGCACAAGGAACCAAGTAAAGATCATGATGAGATGCTGAAGGAGGAAACAAGCACTGAAGCACACCCAACCTATCTGGAGACTCCTTTGGTTGATAAACAAGGGAAACAGCAACTACCACAGCTCAAGAAAAAGTTAGAAGAACCTAAACCTCTAGAGGCATGTGAGGACAACATTACAAATCCCTTAGAAAAAGAAGTCATCAAGAGCAAAATAATATCAAAGGACACAAGGAAGAAGGTACCAAGGAAGTGGAGGAACAAAAAGATCCCTACGGAAGACTTCTCTCCAGAAGATAGAGTGATCTCAGCTTACTTTCCAGATATCCCCCCTAATCTCCCTACTGTACCATCTCAGTTACCTAAAGTCTTCACAATCAACAGAATTCTCTCCCTGGAACATGTAGAGATCATTGATACAACCAATGGATACAAGTCCACAGCGAGAGGGGAGGACTTCAAGCATTACCAACCACCCTGA